The genomic interval acacacacacatgcacacacacacacatacacacacacacacgcattcatgtacacacatgcatgcacgcacacatgcacacacgcgtgcgcacacgcgcgcacacacacacacacacacacacattcattcattcattgtccgctactcatacacacacatgtacatacacacacacacacatacatacacacacacacacacacacacacacacacacacacacacacacacacacacacacacacatgcgtatgtacacacacacacacacacacacacacacacacacacacacacacacacacacacacacacacacacacacacacacgtatgcacacacacgcgcacacacacacacacacacacagcacacacacacacacacacacacacacacacacacacacatgcgtatgtacacacacacacacacacacacacacacacacacacacacacacacacacacacacacgtatgcacacacacgcacacacacacacacacacacacagcacacacacacacacacacacacacacacacacacacacctgcacgcATTCTTTCACACAGGATTTTGCTAAAACGATCAATAACTATTTCCTAATTGTTTTAGCAACGAGACCTTCAAGAGTTCATTCCCCTCATCAATCAGCTAATTGTCAAGTTTAAGGTTAGTCATTTCATACTCGATATTTGCAGAGTTGCACATCACAAACTCGATCTTTTCTAGTCTAAAATCCAGCCGTTTGTTACCGAGATTTTTATGCCACTAGTTCATGGCATCTTTGTATTCCTCAACAGCGAAGTCGATGAGCTTGATCACACTGTATGTGACAAACACATGTGTTTGATTTTACAAACTGgttttgatgttgttgtttttgtttaggCACAAAAGGATTGTCAGTTGTTGCATAAGGGTTATTTCACATTTCTTAGTGCATTGATAGCAAACGGGTTTTCTCAAGTTATAGCAGATCAAGgtttgtgtttttattgtttgttgtcttgtgtgtgtgtgtgtgtgtgtgtgtgtgtgtgcgcgcgtgtgtgtgcatgtgcgtgtgtgtgtgtgtgtgcatgtgtgtgtgcatgcatgtgtgggtgtgggtgggtgtgcgtgtgtgggtgtgggtgtgcacgcgtgtgtgcatgcgtgtgtgcatgtgtgtgtgtgtgtgtgcgtgtgtgtgtgtgtgtgtgtgtgtgcgtgtgtgcatgtgtgtgtgtgtgcgtgtgtgtgcatgtgtgtgtgtgtgtgtgtgcatgtgtgtgtgtgtgcgtgtgtgtgtgtgtgtgtgtgcgtgtgtgtgcatgcatgtgtgcatgtgtgtgtgtgtgtgcatgtgtgtgtgtgcatgtgtgtgtgtgtgtgtgtgtgtgcgtgtgtgtgtgtgtgtgtgcgtgtgtgcatgcgtgtgtgcatgcgtgtgtgtgtgtgtgtgtgcgtgtgtgcatgcgtgtgtgcatgtgtatgtgtgtgcatgtgtgtgtgcgtgtgtgtgtgcgtgtgtgcatgtgtgtgtgtgtgtgtgtgtgtgtgtgtgtgtgtgtgtgtgtgcatatgtgtgtatgcatgtgtgtgtgtgcatgtgtgtgtgtgtgtgtgtgtgtgtgagtgtgtgtgtgtgtgtgtgtgtgtgtgtgtgtgtgtgtgtgtgtgtgtgtgcccacaCTTGtaccatgcacatgcatgtgtaccaaAGACAGTTACAAGAAATTTGTGCAATGATTTAAATCATATAAAGTGTGCGATCGAAACAACATGACACAATTGAATTTGCATTGTGCaatatacatgcacatgcacatacctTCATCTTGCCTGCCAGTTTTGTACTATTCTGTGTACATATAAGTGTACTTGAGTATGACGTTTAACGACTTGGGTATGACGTTTTCCACACAATGATTCAGTCTGTTGGATGATGCATGTTGCATCAGTTCGGCCAAGTCATTGAAGAGAGAACAAATTGCTTTGAGTGGGCGTGGCAAATTTGCACAATATTTTGTTTTGCATGAATTTCTGGTTTACAGTATTGGTAGTGTAGCTGCAGTCTCGTTATCTGCTTGTGAGTTTGTTTGCCTGGCGTGGCTGCTGTTTCTCGTTTTCtggttggtgtgtgtggtctACTTGTTCTATCAGATTGTTTTACTTACTTTTAGTGCCTGAAAACGTTCACCAAGTTCTTTCAACGTTAGTGCAAGGAGCAGTGGATTTTCCTGATCCTTCGGTAACTACGAAGTCATCACACATTCTACAGTGGAACCCATCCTTGCGACCACCTGACAAATGAGGCGTCTAAGAAACACTGATAGTTGGTGATAGTTCCTTGAAAACTCAATACATTTGCATACATTGGAGCCTGGAAAGAGTGGGCACACGTGAATTGAATAGCGGACACAATTTTTCTATGACCCAAGGGTACATTTTGACTTTTAAAATGCGGACACAGTGATACATGTGCTCAGGCACTCTTCCGGAAATACGTGACCGTCATGCATACAACACGTGCAGGCTGTTGTAGATATCAAATTGCATGGCATTGAAGGAAAGGAACGAGTTGTCTCTTAAGAAGAAAACTGACGTTTTTAAAGCCTCTGAGTCTGGCCGTAGTCAACGAGACTTGGCTAAGGATTTTGGCATTTGAAAAACCCAAGTTGGCAGCATTTTGATGTGCTTTAGTAATGCAATgactacatgtgtgtgtgtgtgtgtgtgtgtgtgtgtgtgtgtgtgtgtgtgtgtgtgcatgtgtgcatgcgtgcgtgcatgccttcatgtgtgtgcatgcatgcctatttgtgtgtgtgtgtgtgtgtgtgtgtgtgtgtgtgtgtgtgtgtgtgtgtgtgtgtgcgtgtgtgcatgtgtgtgtgcatgtgtgtgcatgtgtgtgtgtgtgcatgtgtgtgtgtgcatgtgtgtgtgcgtgtgtgtgtgtgtgtgtgtgtgtgtgtgtgtgtgtgtgtgtatttggaTTGTTATTATGTTGCATATAAGAACATGGTATACATGGATTGGTCAACATGTACAAACACCAGTCTGAGATCATCCTGAGAATTAGGGGCAGTTGAGGGCAGTTGAGGGCAGTCCATTGGGTGGTCGTAATTCATGGTTCCACTGTATTTTCACTACTAACTTGTGTTGATTCTGTAGACACAGAAGACGTGCTTTGCATGTCTACGTCGTCTTGTTGATGTTTGGGGTAGATGAGTGATGCGTTTGCATTTGGTTTGGGTGTgatgatttgtttgtgttgtgtaggaGATGGACAAGTTGTAGTTGGGTTTGATACGTTTATATACAAGAGTGTGGTTCCTTCATGTTTTCTTGCTCCTTTGAAAGCGGAGTTTGATCTTagagacggacaaacagttattgtaaGTTGTgactttgtgttttgttgtgtatgtcacgatttgtctgtttgtcggacagATTGGCTGTcagtagtctgtctgtcagattGTCAGTTTAATATcatgtttttgtctttctgtctgtctattttttatttgtctgtttgtttatttgtctgtctgtttgtttgtctgttgtttttctgtttgtctgtctctttgtttgtctgtctctctgtttgtctgtttgtctgtctgtctgtgtgtttgtctgtttgtctgtttttttgtttgactgtctgtttgtttgtctgtctgtctgtttgtttttgtttgtctgtctgtctgtctatctgtctgtctgtctgtttgtatgtctgcttgcttctgtgttggtctgtgtttgtatgtgtcaCGTTTTACTGTTGAAAATGAGATCACTTATGGAGAGTTTTTGTATTTGGCTAATGTTTATTACtttgcatgcacatgtgtatgtgcatgtgagtgtatgCATGAATGTGTATCTACTCTATTCACCACTGACTATCATCTTATCACTATAAATTGCACATGAATTTATTAGGCTTTAGGAGAATCCGGGCAAACAATGAAAGAAATACTAAGCAAACGAGTCAGTAGCCATATGATCATTCCACATCTCTTTTACttcatgtatacatgtattgcAGGGTCCTGAATGTATACACTTTTTGCAGACTGAATATCTACCATCACTGCATTTAGCACCAGACACGGCACAAGTAAGCaagtgttgatatcaaatttatTTGTCAAGTGTATTTCCTTTCTATCACTAGGATTATCTTCAACATTTGCAGCATTGTGATCAGAAGACGTTTAAGAGTTTTCTAAAGGTTTGTACAACATCCAgcgtttgttgtgttatttggCAATGAACAATAATTCTTTTGCTGGTCGGGATTTCTCACTCTATTTGCTGTTATCATTGCATTTGCACTAGCACTAGCAGGTTGAAACAAATCCGGTCTGTATGCATACAACACTCAGAATAAATTGCAAAGTGGTTTGAATTAAAGCCGtggggcttgtatttggacatattttgtatttatttttggTGTGTCTATAACATGTGTGGCACCAGGTGTGATTGGCCGATGTGCAGGGTGAGACTAAAGTGTAAGGATAGGGAGGCGTTGGTATTGAAAAGATCCGTTGTTCAATACATGATTTTATTTTGACTTGAAAGTGTGTTGTACAAGTCTTCATTCTCATTTGTTTAAATGTCTTTTATTATAGACATTCTTCATGCAGCTCAAGCATCAGTTATGACATCAACTGATATCCACAGCAGCATTTATCAGCATTAATACTTTGGAATAAAACGAAGATAAGGAAATCAGATATTCTATGTTTCGATAGTGTTATTTCAAAATATAACATTTCTATTTCTTGTTGAATTTTGAGTAAATACGTTATATCTTTGCAGCAGGTATTCCTCATATAAAagtgtattgtattgattgATGCATCCGTCTGATGTAATAAGCTcatgtattatgagatgcatccctctcatacaatagtctagtgtattgtgagatgcatccctccaacacattagtttagtgtattgtgagatgcatccctccaatacaatagtctagtgtattgtgagatgcattcctccaatacaatagtctagtgtattgtgagatgcatccctccaatacaatagtcataAACACACTCGTTATGATGTTGAAGACTCAGCCTTTTGGTTACACTTTTAGTGGTTCATCTCACAAGATCAATGCTCTTCTGTTCGCTGATGACGTTACCCTAGTATCAAAGTTGCCTTCTGGTTTACAGCGTTTGTGTAATATTGTGTCTGACTGGTGCCAGTGGTCCCAACTGACCATTAAAATGTCCAAATGCAGCTGTTTAGGTCTGAGTTTTAAACCCAAATTCCATCTTCGTGATCCTTCGgtttcaatttctaatgaGTCTGTTCTCTTTCTTGGTTCTGAGTCTTTCATTTTCCTTGGAATGCCAATCAATGGAAACTTGTCTGATGATAATTTCAAATCTTCTCTAATAAGCAAGGCAAAGACTTTGATGCAGAAATTGGATAATTGCCCTGTTAGTTGCCGGTGGAAACTAAAATTATACCAAAATGGAATCTTCCCAAGATTGTCATGGTACCTGTCTCTACTTCCTCTTTCACCAAGCTGGCTGCAATCTGAAGTAGATAGAATTGTTACATCTTACCTCAAGAAATGGTGTAAACTTCGTTGCTCGGCCTGTACTGCCATCTTCTACCTCCTCCCACAAAATGCTGGTCTTGGCTTACCCCGTTTGTCTACGTCTTCCATCTCCCTCCAGTCTTCAAAATCTGCGCATCTCTTATCCTCGCATGACAACTGTGTCGCTCTTTGGCCACCAGTCAAGCATATAATAAATCGTATAGCAACAGATTCTCTGCTTTTAGAGAAGAAGCAAAGTCACTACCTGAAACACCAGGTGCTTCAGCAGCAAAATTGAGTGACATCACCAAATCAAGACTAAAGGAGGAACACCAAGAACAACTTCTTGCAAGAACTAAGAATCTACATGTTCAGGGCTCCATCTTTCGTCTAGAAAACTGTTCATCTGACGTCTGGGCAaatgttgtctcttgtcttcCCGGTCATCAACTTTCTTTTGTTCTCAATGCCATTTCTGATACCCTCCCTTCAAATACTAATCTTGTCTTATGGAGTAAACGTTCTTGTGATAAATGTCTTCTATGCCATCAACGTCAAACCCTTTTTCGCGTTCTCAATAATTGCTCAGTCCTCTTAAAATGTCGTCATTACAATCAACGTCACGACTCTGTTCTCAGTCTTCTCTATAATGCGGCTATTAACCATCTACCACATCAATTCAACATCTTTGCTGATTTAAAAGACTGTGAAGTAAAATTTCCATCTGACATCATTCCTACTGCACAAAGGCCTGACATGTTGATTTGGAATAATCATAAGCtcaaattttatgtcataGAACTAACAATCCCTttcgaaacaaacttttttgatGCAAATAAAAGAAAATCAGAACGGTATACAGACTTCATGATGACCatcaaatcaaaaggcttcACATGTAACCaactaaatattcaaataggATCTAGAGGCTTTATTGATACTCCAAGTCTTCTCCCCTTCCTTGATGTCATCTCTATTCCTCCTCACAATCAACGTCAACTATTATCATCAATCGTAAAAGTGACAATTGAAGAATCTCTTAAAATATGGTTAGCCAGAAACAATATCTAGTTCTGTTTATCCTAGTTTAGTTATTTTAGTTGTACATTACTTGTGAGAGCTTTTACTATTACTTTACTGGCACCGCATTATTGTTAAGTGTGATGGCCATGTGGTAGTGAGGTGCTCCTCGTTTATCTAATAAATGAGTtcattgtgtattgtgtattgtgagatgcatccctccaatacaatagtttagcgTTGTGAGATACattccctccaatacaatagtctaatgtattgtgagatgcatccctccaatacaatagtctagtgtattgtgagatgcatccctccaatacaatagtctagtgtgttgtaagatgcatccctccaatacaatagtttagcgttgtgagatacatcccctCCAATacatagtctagtgtattgtgagatgcatccctccaatacaatagtctagtgtattgtgagatccatccctccaatacaatagtttagcgttgtgagatacatcccctccaatacaatagtctaatgtattgtgagatgcatccctccaatacaatagtctattgtgagatgcatccctccagtacaatagtctatagtgagatgcatcccttcatctataatatataatataataatatataaccTTTATCCCAGCACAGAGCCCCACTATTCATCCCTCCCACCATCACAACCATCTGCAGCCTATGGCGTGTACCAAAGATAAACATCAGAAatctcaactcaacttgttATATCTAAATTCATCCCTCGCCTCTACAGTCCCATATACACTATGAACAAATccacatctgtctgttctttgtATATTACTGCAAACTCTACAAATATCCCTTTATAAAAGGGAGCTTGAAATTTAACAACAAAATGAGCAACAACCTCCAAGTTGATAACAAATATTCTCATAGATTAACTGTTTGTATTTTCAAAGTTTGTGTTGTCGTTTATTGGTTTCCTGGTGGAATAGCATTTGGTAGTAAACCTGGACTGTGGACTAATGTTGGCGACTGAGTGATTGTTGCGGGTGTTGGTAGCGACGGCGTGCCAGCGATTTGCATTAGAGGGGAACAGAGGTGATAGTTGTCTGTTGGTAGGTCTGATGTCGTCGACATGGAATACGATGAGAGTTCGGTGACTGCCATTTCTTTCGAAGTGTGACATTGATTTGATGAGAGATCTAGTTTACCTGAGGAAAATTGTAAATGTTGAACAAAATGttccaagtgtgtgtgtgtgtgtgtgtgtgtgtgtgtgtgtgtgcgcgtgcgcgcgtttgtgtgtgtgtttgtgtgtgtgtttgcgtgttgtgtgtgtgtgtgtgtgtgtgtgtgtgtgtgtgtgtgtgtgtgtgtgtgtgtgtgtctagtaTTCACCCGGTTTCCTTGGTGAAGTTTGCTTCCTCACTGGTCCCCATGAATGTCGTTGTAGTGCAAGTCCTGATAACGTCTGCGTCGGGAAATGTGCAAGGCAGACAGTCTGGGGTGAAGGCAGGAGTTGTTGTTGAGGATCGACGGTGTTTCCTGGTAATAGCTGCAGTTGTAGTTGCTGCTGCTGAAGAAACTGTGGGTGATACTGAGCATTGAATACTTGGTTGGGTACTATTGGTGGGCAGTTGCcgctgtgtgtttgtgaagtGTTGGGTTGCCGAGGGACAGAAATATTTAAAACACCTTGTGTGTCAACAGGTAGACCTAGTGAAGAATGAGAACAGGCAGTTAGAGAGATGGAATGGGAGAAATGATGAGAGATACAAATGGAGATTGCAGAGATGGGCAGGCatcaaacacagacagacagatagatagacagacaatagacagacagacagacagacagacaatagacagacagacagacagacaatagacagacagagacaatagacagatagacagacagagaggtaGATACACAGAATAaccaggcagacaggcagacaacaggcagacaacaaATATTCAGACCAACAAGCAACcacaaaacatacacacaagatCACACCTAAATTACAAAGTAAGCAGACCAACAGCAAAGCCTCACGTTCCATACCTGATTGTTTCATTATCTGCTGACTCTGCATGTCCACGACCGTTGCCATCAGTCCATTAGGAACCGAATACTGTGACACCACCAGggcctgctgctgctgctgctgctgctgcagcagcaatgaCACATCtccgtttatctgtctattcatctgaAACTGTCCAGTAGAATTAGCATGATGGGAAGGCCGACTGCAATGCTGCCTGCCGCCTCTCTGTACAGCATTTGTCTTCGGCTTGCAGTTGATTCCCATACTCGTTGATGTCAACATTTGATCATTTCCTGTCAATGCACCAAGACTTCCAAGAAGGACTGACGAGTGAGGTTGTATTGGTGGCCAGTCGTTAGGCTGGGGTGTCTGGGATCCATCCAGGTGGTTCGTAAGGTGTTGTGTGAGGAGGGATGGATGGCAGTGGATCGCTGGGATGTTGACTCGATGCTGTGATTTGTCGTCGTGAAGGTCAAGAGGTTTACCCAAGTTGCACGGTTGCCTCTTTACGAGCGCTCTGATAAGGAAACAGACAAGAGAGTTAGACGACCACAAACCCTAATTACAATGTTACGTAGGGCGTAGCATTAGTTTGAAAACAGCCTGTTTATTGGACTGCCAGTACTACCTTCCTTAGCTGCTATATTTACATATGTTTctgcttgtatgtatgtatgtatgtatgacactatgtatgtatgtatgtatgtatgtacgtatgtatgacAGTTGGGACcttttgtaaacctagctttagtgtaaagaatttagattgatttagaagttgtaccaacttttaataataacaaaaaaatatATGACAGTATGTAtgacagtatgtatg from Corticium candelabrum chromosome 22, ooCorCand1.1, whole genome shotgun sequence carries:
- the LOC134197636 gene encoding uncharacterized protein LOC134197636, whose translation is MMLKTQPFGYTFSGSSHKINALLFADDVTLVSKLPSGLQRLCNIVSDWCQWSQLTIKMSKCSCLGLSFKPKFHLRDPSVSISNESVLFLGSESFIFLGMPINGNLSDDNFKSSLISKAKTLMQKLDNCPVSCRQAYNKSYSNRFSAFREEAKSLPETPGASAAKLSDITKSRLKEEHQEQLLARTKNLHVQGSIFRLENCSSDVWANVVSCLPGHQLSFVLNAISDTLPSNTNLVLWSKRSCDKCLLCHQRQTLFRVLNNCSVLLKCRHYNQRHDSVLSLLYNAAINHLPHQFNIFADLKDCEVKFPSDIIPTAQRPDMLIWNNHKLKFYVIELTIPFETNFFDANKRKSERYTDFMMTIKSKGFTCNQLNIQIGSRGFIDTPSLLPFLDVISIPPHNQRQLLSSIVKVTIEESLKIWLARNNI